In Paenibacillus xylanilyticus, the genomic window GCCTATAGTGAGCCGCTATTCTTCGTTTTTCCTCATAAACTCAATAGGTTTCGCCCCCGGTTCCATCAAGAAAGGAATGGAAATGGAATGAGTGTTATTTTCCTGATCGACCTGGAAAGTAAACGTGATTTTGAGTCCAAATAAAACAAGCAGAACGGAAAAGGTATCATTGCCTGTGTATTCCATGGGCATTTCAATCTCGTTGAATATCGCTTGTAAGCCGTCATCTTTCATTTGAATGGACAATTCTCCGTATCCGGCATGAACATAATTACCTGCGTAGGTAATTAGAGGTCGCTCAAGGGGCATAATTTTTGTATCATCTTGTGCATCATCCATTTTTTCATCAGCATCAGCGACTGGTGTTGCCGCGGGGTCCAACGTTTCTGGCGTATCCGTAACTGCAGATTCCGCTGACTCCCCGCCACTCATTAATTTGGCCATCCTTTTGCTCCAATCCACAGGCTCCATTCCAAGCAATCGGTCTATGATGTTAAAGGTGACTGTGTAAGGGACAATACTTCCATTCGTATTGCACAGTACGACAATCCCGATTTCTTCTTCCGGCAAAAAGGCGACCTGCGAACTAAAACCATCAATAGCGCCCCCATGATGAATGAACGAATGTCCGCGATAAGGTTCAATGAACCAACCCAGTCCGTAAGTGCAGACAGGCATCTCTGGACCATGAAACGGAGTATCACATGGCATCTGCGGGCTGTGCAATGTTTCCATTTGTTCCTTGGAGACGAGCTGCTGTCCATCATGCTGCCCCTGATTCAATTGCAATCGCAACCAGGTTATCATGTCTTCCAGATTGCTGTTCATGGAGCCTGCCGGACCAATTGCATCGATGTTTCGATACGGAATACGCACATTTTCGCCGTCTTTCTCCATATAAGGAACAGCAAAATCAGGCTGGAGCTGCATTTCCTCCACAGAGAACAAACTGGATGTCATCCCTAGCGGCTCAAACAGGTGATCCTGAACGACGCACTCCCAGGTTGTTTCCTTCAACTTCCCGACGAGAAAGCCCGCAGTCATGTACATCAGGTTTTGATATTGCCACTTATTTCTGAAATCCTCATTTGGTTCAAGATACTGTAGAGCGTTTACGAGCTGCTCTCTGGTCCGTGCAGAGTTGTACCATGCCATTTCATGCCGGGGCAGTCCGGAGCGATGACATAACATATCACGAATGGTCAGACGTTCCGTAGCCACAGGGTCGAACATTTTAAAATCATCCATATACGTTTTAACAGGCTTATCCCAGTTCAGCAGTTCTTGATCGACTAACAGGGCAGCAGTTGTTGCCGTAAAAGCTTTTGTACTGGACCCGATGGCAAAGAGAGTGCTTGGTGTTACTTCGAGTTTGGATTCCAGGTCGCGATACCCATAGCCTTTTTGCCAAATGACCTCATTCTTGTGAATTACAGCGACCGCTGCGCCAACACCCTTCCAGGTTTGCAGCTGTTCAGCTACAAATTCATCCAGTCCGTCCAGTAATGATCGATGTTTTGTGGTAGTCATTATGATCCCTCCAATGAAAATATGAAGTGAGTTCCAATCAAGACATCAAAACTCGTATGTAGCTGTCATCCAAGAAGTGTTCATTACAACTATGCCTTTTCTGGATAAAGTTAACATCGGACCCGAGACTGATTTGCCTATGATCACTTGTCCTAACAAGGGGATAGAAAGCTTGTCAAACCAGTCCGCATAAATCGAACAAGTCCCTCATAGACATGTACTAATCAAGTAGGGGTTCTGCGTACGCACAATCCTGAAGTGAAAACATTGTGCTAAAGGGGATGATGTCATGCGCCGAATATCATGGATGCTTGCCATGGTATTGGTCTTATCGACCTTACTTGCCGCCTGCGGGAAGAAGGATGCGGCAGCCGTGGTCAAAGATCTGAATGAAGTCGTAGGAGAGATGGAGAGTTACCAGGGAGCAGGTGTTATGACACTGCATACCGGAGATACGCCGCAGCAGTATAAGGTCGAGGTGTGGCATCAGAAGCCTTCGTATTACCGAATTGCGCTTACCAACGCCAAAAAGGATGTCACCCAGATTGTACTGCGCAACGATGAGGGCGTATTCGTCCTGACACCAAGCCAGAACAAAAGCTTCCGGTTCCAGAGCAACTGGCCGGATAACCAGGGTCAAGTTTATCTCTATGAGACACTGATTCGCAGCATTACAGGTGATACAACACGTCAGTTCGCAGATGAGAAGGAGAGCTACGTATTTGATGTAGCTGCCAATTATAATACGCACGCACTGGTCAGACAAAAAATCTGGCTGAACAAAAGTGATTATGCACCCAAACAGGTGGAGGTTTCAGATTCCAATGCAAACGTCGTCGTAGATGTTAAATTTGACAGTTTCAAATTCGGTGCAGAATTCAGCAAAGATGCCTTTGATATGCAGCGCAACATGACAGCAGGCACGGAAGGAAACAGCGGAACAGACGCAACGAATCCGGCCGAGCAAGCAGGAGAAAATGGCACCAAGGAGCCAGCAAGCTCCGAGACAGCTCCAGGTCAAGAACCGACTACAGGTTCTGCTGAAGGGGTCACTGATGGACAAACCGGTGTGAGCGAGAACCCGGAACAACAGGGAGCTCAGGACCCGGCGAGTGGTGAACCAGGCACAGAGGAGCCTACCATGACTGAACCGGAAGGAGCCGGCAGCTTTGGTGTGATCGAACCGACATACGCTCCGGAAGGCGTCAAGCTGAAGGATGATCAAATTGTGGAGGAATCCGGCGATTACTCGGTCATGCTTCGCTACGAGGGAACGTATAATTATACGATTTTCGAAGCCAGACCGCAGGATAGAGCTGTTTCACTCGCACCATCTCGCGTAGTGGATCTTGGATTCACTTTGGGAATGATTAGTGGAGACGCGTTACAAACGTTAACATGGATGACCGATGGAATAGAATACAGAATCACGAGTGCGGATCTGCCGGAGAGTGAAATGGTTCAGATTGCAACATCCATGCAGGAGCAGTCAGGCAAATGATGTAATAGGTATAGTCGTTAGGGCATTAGGAATGCTAAGGAGCATCGGGGACTTGTTCTCCGGTGCTTTTTGATGTACACAGTTAGGCTGCCGCAGCATATGATGGAGAGGAAAAGCAGGACGTTTCGTAATGGGTATTGCTTGAAAACTGAACAGTGAAATGGGCAGGTTGACCCAATAAATACAAAACACGCTTATATGCGGGATGAACCGGGTAAGTAATCGGTATAGGCAGAGAGAGATGGCGTGAGGCTGCATTTTGAACTCATGTCCCTATCGCTTATCAGCCTGTTTCTTCATCCGCTTCCGGCTTCGACATTATGCTGGGCACACTTTTTGAGTCACCGTTCCTCTGCTCATTTGACAGTCACATGCTTGAGCATTACGATGGAGTCTGATATGTGAGCCGGATTAAGATGACTAGAGAAGGTGACAGAACGTGCAAGGACAATATCGGCCGACCCAAGCGGAGATCAACTTGGATCATTTGAGTAGCAACGTAGATGCTTTCCGCTCGGTTCTGCCCCAAGGCATGAAGTTTCTAGCTTGTGTCAAGGCGAACGCTTATGGACATGGAGCTGTGGAGACGGCCAGAGAACTGGAACGAATCGGAGTGGATTATCTGAGTGTCGCTTTTCTGGACGAAGCGCTTGAACTGCGACAACACGGAATCAAGGCTCCGATCTTGGTATTGGGTTATACACCGCCTGAGGGTGTTGCTGTAGCCAGGGAACATAATGTGACCATAACCCTGTTCAGCAGGGAAGTGCTTGAAGCGATTCGTGCTCTGGATACAGGATCGTCTCAGAACCCATTGAAGGTTCACATCAAAATTGATAGTGGTATGGGACGCCTGGGTCTGCTGCCCGGCGATGAAGCTATTGCTTTCATCCAGGAAACAGCAGCAATGGAACAGGTCCTGCTCGAAGGCATGTTCACTCATTATGCCAAGGCGGATGAAGAAGACAAGACCTATACACTGGAGCAGTATCGACGGTTTCAAAGCGTGGTTGAAGCGCTGCGGGATCAGGGATGTGTCATCCCGATTATACATACGGCGAACAGTGCAGCTGCCATTGATACACCGGAATTATCCTACA contains:
- a CDS encoding outer membrane lipoprotein-sorting protein gives rise to the protein MRRISWMLAMVLVLSTLLAACGKKDAAAVVKDLNEVVGEMESYQGAGVMTLHTGDTPQQYKVEVWHQKPSYYRIALTNAKKDVTQIVLRNDEGVFVLTPSQNKSFRFQSNWPDNQGQVYLYETLIRSITGDTTRQFADEKESYVFDVAANYNTHALVRQKIWLNKSDYAPKQVEVSDSNANVVVDVKFDSFKFGAEFSKDAFDMQRNMTAGTEGNSGTDATNPAEQAGENGTKEPASSETAPGQEPTTGSAEGVTDGQTGVSENPEQQGAQDPASGEPGTEEPTMTEPEGAGSFGVIEPTYAPEGVKLKDDQIVEESGDYSVMLRYEGTYNYTIFEARPQDRAVSLAPSRVVDLGFTLGMISGDALQTLTWMTDGIEYRITSADLPESEMVQIATSMQEQSGK
- the alr gene encoding alanine racemase, which produces MQGQYRPTQAEINLDHLSSNVDAFRSVLPQGMKFLACVKANAYGHGAVETARELERIGVDYLSVAFLDEALELRQHGIKAPILVLGYTPPEGVAVAREHNVTITLFSREVLEAIRALDTGSSQNPLKVHIKIDSGMGRLGLLPGDEAIAFIQETAAMEQVLLEGMFTHYAKADEEDKTYTLEQYRRFQSVVEALRDQGCVIPIIHTANSAAAIDTPELSYNMVRVGISLYGLYPSAEVNHQVVKLVPVLTLKTKAVLVKTLPPHWGVSYGTRYVTQGNERIATLPIGYADGFSRMLTGKAQVLVRGRRVPVVGTICMDQCMVSLQSFAEEAEEIQAGEEVVLIGHQSDGVITADEVASQLDTIAYEVICMMAHRIPRIYFRNGVEVAKVNPLLTSW
- a CDS encoding serine hydrolase, which encodes MTTTKHRSLLDGLDEFVAEQLQTWKGVGAAVAVIHKNEVIWQKGYGYRDLESKLEVTPSTLFAIGSSTKAFTATTAALLVDQELLNWDKPVKTYMDDFKMFDPVATERLTIRDMLCHRSGLPRHEMAWYNSARTREQLVNALQYLEPNEDFRNKWQYQNLMYMTAGFLVGKLKETTWECVVQDHLFEPLGMTSSLFSVEEMQLQPDFAVPYMEKDGENVRIPYRNIDAIGPAGSMNSNLEDMITWLRLQLNQGQHDGQQLVSKEQMETLHSPQMPCDTPFHGPEMPVCTYGLGWFIEPYRGHSFIHHGGAIDGFSSQVAFLPEEEIGIVVLCNTNGSIVPYTVTFNIIDRLLGMEPVDWSKRMAKLMSGGESAESAVTDTPETLDPAATPVADADEKMDDAQDDTKIMPLERPLITYAGNYVHAGYGELSIQMKDDGLQAIFNEIEMPMEYTGNDTFSVLLVLFGLKITFTFQVDQENNTHSISIPFLMEPGAKPIEFMRKNEE